The Montipora capricornis isolate CH-2021 chromosome 6, ASM3666992v2, whole genome shotgun sequence genome has a window encoding:
- the LOC138050427 gene encoding uncharacterized protein, giving the protein MLKLVEELRVEDTAAYKEMLRMNCETFEQILTAIGPEITKHQVVGGHRVISPAARLILTLRFLATGETFRSLHFQFRMGKSTISYIVREVCRAIYSVLGARYMSTPTSCPEWLQIAEDFERMWQFPNCIGAIDGKHVVICPPSGSGSFYYNYKGTHSVVLMAVAGPNYECLYADVGTNGRVSDGGIWNKTLLLKKLEECSIGVPEDKPLPFGKEPVPHVLVGDDAFALRPFVMKPYPQRNLSLEERVYNYRHSRARRLSENLFGIMANRWRVFLTPIQLAPTFVEDLTLAALTLHNFLRSSKVSKQIYSPKGLADEEDISTGEVVPGSWRASELQMNPLPFPNSGHNASRLAKGVRDVFKEYFCNEGSVPWQWDRC; this is encoded by the exons ATGTTAAAATTGGTGGAAGAGTTGCGAGTGGAGGACACCGCTGCTTACAAGGAAATGTTGCGCATGAACTGTGAAACATTTGAACAAATTTTAACCGCTATCGGGCCTGAGATTACCAAACACCAAGTTGTAGGTGGCCACAGAGTTATTTCACCTGCCGCAAGACTAATTCTCACACTCCGGTTCCTTGCTACAGGGGAAACATTTCGCTCTTTGCATTTTCAATTTCGCATGGGCAAATCGACCATCTCTTACATTGTTCGTGAGGTATGTCGAGCAATTTATTCAGTTCTCGGAGCCCGATACATGTCAACCCCGACAAGTTGTCCCGAGTGGTTGCAAATTGCGGAAGATTTCGAGCGCATGTGGCAGTTTCCGAACTGTATCGGAGCAATCGATGGGAAACATGTCGTAATTTGCCCTCCAAGTGGAAGTGGATCATTCTACTATAACTATAAGGGAACCCATTCTGTTGTGCTAATGGCTGTCGCTGGGCCAAATTACGAATGTTTGTATGCCGATGTTGGGACAAATGGGCGAGTTTCGGACGGaggaatctggaacaaaacacTGTTGTTGAAGAAGTTGGAGGAGTGTAGCATCGGAGTGCCTGAAGACAAACCCCTTCCCTTTGGTAAAGAACCGGTGCCTCACGTCCTTGTGGGCGATGACGCTTTCGCTTTACGGCCGTTTGTTATGAAGCCATACCCACAAAGAAATCTCAGTCTCGAAGAGCGGGTTTACAATTATAG ACACAGCAGAGCAAGGCGTCTATCAGAGAACCTGTTTGGCATCATGGCCAATAGATGGAGGGTGTTTCTTACACCAATACAGCTCGCTCCTACCTTTGTGGAAGACCTAACTTTGGCAGCTTTGACCCTGCACAATTTCTTGAGATCTAGCAAAGTGTCAAAGCAGATATACTCACCAAAGGGTCTTGCCGATGAGGAGGACATCTCAACTGGTGAGGTGGTCCCTGGGTCCTGGCGGGCATCAGAGCTCCAGATGAACCCCTTACCATTTCCTAATTCTGGGCACAATGCTAGCAGGTTGGCTAAGGGTGTGCGAGACGTATTCAAGGAATACTTCTGCAATGAAGGAAGTGTGCCCTGGCAATGGGACAGATGTTAA